Genomic DNA from Hordeum vulgare subsp. vulgare chromosome 2H, MorexV3_pseudomolecules_assembly, whole genome shotgun sequence:
GGGTATCACACACGTTCAACTCCATACCGATAATTTCATCTAACCCACAACCGATTTCTTCTGAAAGAACCCGTGGATCAGCAAGTTGGCTATAAGTGCAATTTGAAGCAGGCTTAGCAATCTGAAACTGAACTCTTGCTTCAATGACGGTCAAAAGAAAAGGATATAGTGTGGAATTACTTGCAATAGTAGTGGATGATGGACAATCTTTGTGGAACTTGAACCTTTTTTATCTTCAGAACTGAGAGTGGTCCCTTCACATTTTTTTGCAAGAAGTGAAGCCAGATTAGGCTTGAATCCTTCAGAATTCACTGTGCTAAAAGGAAAAATAACTCACTGAGCTACACATGGAAGGGCCAAATAAAATTACAGTTAAACAGGATATCAATAGGAACAACCTACTAGATGCTTGGCAGCAAGCTCAATGAATTTGAAAGGATGTTACCGAGATAAGCTTTCAACAACTAAGATGTAGATAAATGATGGATTATGGAAAAAAATAATGTTACTATAGATAATTGAGGTCTATTCTGTTGAATATAAAACTAACAAGAAGCAATTATAGCATAAATACCTCTAGAAGGACTCAGATGGTGAGCTTGATGGTCTCCTTGCCGGAGGTGTCCTTGTAGTTCTTCTCCAGGAACTCCCTCATGGAGTTGGAGTTCCTCCCCGTGGTGTTGGCCTTCCGGGCGGAGAAGGTGCCGGAGGGGTCGGTCTGGTACAGGGCGGGCTTGTCCATGTACGGATCGAAGCCGACGATGAGGGTGGAGAGGCCGAAGGGGCGGACTCCGCCACTCtgggtgtacttctgctgcaggccggcGATGTAGCGGGTGATGTACTCGACGGTGACGGGGTCCTCGATGGTGAGGCGGTGGCTCTGGCACTCGACGCGCGACCGGTTGATGAGCACCCGCGTGTCCGCCTTGAGCCCCGTGCACGCCAGTGCGACGTGCATATCCAGGCTCGCGATCTTTCGCATGGACCTGCGAGAGGAGGTGGGCGAGATGAGATCTGCGGGCCGGAAGGCGAggtggggaggaggggggagcgaGAGGGGGAAGGGGATTCGATGGTACCTGGAGTCCTGGAGCTTGGGGGTGGACTTCTTCTCGATGCCGAGGATGACGGTGTCGGTGCCGCGGACGCCGACGGCGGCGTTGCCCTTGCGTACGGCCTTGAGGCGTCGACGGTGGCGGGTGGTGTGCGGGAGGAGGAAGCGGTTTGCGGGCGGGGATGGGGTCTATAGACCGGGTGCAGGGCGGTTCTCGTTTCAAGTTTTCGGTTGGAGCGCGCCGCGTAGTGGGGGGAGCGTTTTCGGTGGAGAGGAGGGAAACTTAAATTTCGATTGGGAGGGAAACACAaagtactaatggcacaccacctacaa
This window encodes:
- the LOC123427225 gene encoding proteasome subunit alpha type-7-A-like; amino-acid sequence: MAHHQLTPSPPANRFLLPHTTRHRRRLKAVRKGNAAVGVRGTDTVILGIEKKSTPKLQDSRSMRKIASLDMHVALACTGLKADTRVLINRSRVECQSHRLTIEDPVTVEYITRYIAGLQQKYTQSGGVRPFGLSTLIVGFDPYMDKPALYQTDPSGTFSARKANTTGRNSNSMREFLEKNYKDTSGKETIKLTI